From a single Anomalospiza imberbis isolate Cuckoo-Finch-1a 21T00152 chromosome 16, ASM3175350v1, whole genome shotgun sequence genomic region:
- the ERCC4 gene encoding DNA repair endonuclease XPF has protein sequence MAALLEHESQIFLELFQRDGLVVCARGLGIDRLLLRFLRLYCEPASLVLVLNTSPAEEEYFIDQLRSDGVVHLPRRVTNEIANNTRYEFYTQGGVIFATSRILVVDFLTDRIPANLITGILVYKAHRIIESCQEAFILRLYRQKNKQGFIKAFTDNAVAFNTGFCHVERVMKNLFVGKLYLWPRFHIAVHSFLEKHKPEVVEIHVAMTPAMLAIQTAILDILNACLRELKHYNPALEVEDLSLENAIAKPFDKTIRHYLDPLWHQLGAKTKSLVQDLKILRTLLLYLTQYDCVTFLNLLESLKASEKAFGENSGWLFLDSSTSMFVNARARVYRIADEKLNQKGKGSGSEKRDVKKENELKRELVLESNPKWEALREVLKEIENENKNSDSLGGPGQVLICASDDRACAQLREYIIAGAEAFLTRLYNKTFGKDEKAGEVWIKDRNAIKSKGNAKPDTGPQAKKAKLTASKQNKQKKQQDRTLIQMIGKTEEEKREEVEVEDSKELSGSQEGNTEETIPEDFDLNLPSDCYYGIFKDPLTIIHPLQGCGDPYALTRVLHEVEPRYVVLYDAELTFVRQLEIYKASRPGKPLRVYFLIYGGSTEEQRYLTALRKEKEAFEKLIREKASMVVPEEREGRDETNLDLLRDARPASVSADTRKAGGQEQKGVQQTIIVDMREFRSELPSLIHRRGIDIEPVTLEVGDYILTPDICVERKSISDLIGSLNNGRLYAQCVSMCRYYKRPVLLIEFDPNKSFSLIPRGSLQPEISSSDVTSKLTLLTLHFPKLRILWCPSPHATAELFEELKQNHPQPNAEAAMAVTADSEILPESDKYNPGPQDFLLKMPGVNAKNCRALMTHVKSIAELVTLSKDELSKILGNAANATQLFDFIHLTYAEALAKGKSRR, from the exons ATGGCGGCGCTGCTGGAGCACGAGAGCCAGATCTTCCTGGAGCTGTTCCAGCGCGACGGGCTCGTCGTGTGCGCCCGCGGGCTCGGCATCGACCGCCTGCTGCTGCGCTTCCTGCGCCTCTACTGCGAGCCCGCCAGCCTCGTGCTCGTGCTCAACACCAGCCCCGCCGAGGAG GAGTATTTTATTGATCAGCTGAGGTCAGATGGAGTTGTTCATCTCCCTCGACGCGTTACCAATGAAATTGCAAATAACACTCGATATGAATTTTATACACAAGGAGGAGTCATCTTTGCAACAAGTCGGATCCTTGTGGTAGATTTCCTTACTGACAGAATTCCTGCCAATCTCATTACCG gcaTTTTGGTGTACAAAGCACACAGAATCATTGAGTCCTGTCAGGAAGCATTCATCTTGCGACTTTATCGCCAGAAGAACAAGCAAGGCTTCATTAAAGCTTTTACAGATAATGCAGTTGCATTTAACACTGGCTTTTGTCATGTGGAAAGAGTgatgaaaaatctttttgttGGGAAGCTTTATCTGTGGCCAAG ATTTCATATAGCAGTGCACTCGTTTTTAGAGAAGCATAAACCTGAAGTGGTGGAAATACACGTGGCAATGACCCCTGCTATGCTTGCTATCCAGACTGCAATCCTGGACATTCTGAATGCATGTCTGAGGGAACTCAAACATTACAACCCGGCTCTTGAAGTAGAAGATCTATCTTTAGAGAATGCTATTGCTAAACCTTTCGACAAG ACAATACGTCACTATTTAGATCCTCTCTGGCATCAGCTTGGAGCTAAGACAAAGTCTTTGGTCCAGGATTTGAAGATCCTACGTACTTTGCTACTGTATCTAACCCAGTATGATTGTGTCACTTTCCTTAATCTCCTGGAGTCACTGAAAGCAAGTGAAAAAGCTTTTGGTGAGAATTCAG GCTGGCTGTTCCTTGACTCCAGTACTTCCATGTTTGTGAATGCTCGAGCTCGAGTTTATCGCATTGCAGATGAGAAACTGAATCAGAAAGGCAAAGGCTCAGGCTCTGAAAAACGTGATgtaaagaaggaaaatg AACTGAAAAGGGAATTGGTTCTAGAAAGTAACCCAAAATGGGAAGCTTTGAGAGAAGTACTGAAAGAGATTGAAAATGAGAATAAGAACAGTGACAGCCTTGGTGGTCCAG GGCAAGTGCTCATTTGTGCCAGTGATGACCGAGCCTGTGCACAGCTCAGGGAGTATATTATTGCTGGAGCAGAAGCTTTTTTAACAAGACTATATAACAAAACCTTCGGAAAGGACGAGAAAGCTGGAGAAGTGTGGATTAAGGACAGAAATGCCATCAAGTCCAAAGGAAATGCCAAACCAGACACAGGACCTCaagcaaaaaaagccaaactgacagcttcaaaacaaaataaacagaagaagCAGCAAGACCGGACTCTAATCCAAATGATAGGGAAAACtgaggaggaaaagagagaagaggTCGAGGTGGAAGACAGCAAAGAATTAAGTGGTAGCCAAGAAGGCAACACTGAAGAGACCATTCCTGAAGATTTTGATTTGAACTTGCCCTCAGATTGTTACTATGGGATTTTCAAGGACCCACTGACAATTATCCACCCGCTGCAGGGGTGTGGGGATCCCTACGCGCTCACTCGGGTGCTGCACGAAGTAGAACCTAGATATGTTGTGTTGTATGATGCAGAACTCACTTTTGTTCGGCAGCTGGAAATCTACAAGGCAAGCAGGCCTGGGAAGCCTTTGAG AGTTTATTTCCTCATATATGGGGGCTCCACAGAAGAGCAGCGCTACCTCACAGCTCTGAGGAAAGAGAAGGAGGCCTTTGAAAAACTCATTCG AGAGAAGGCTAGCATGGTGGTTcctgaagaaagagaaggaagagatgaAACAAACTTAGACCTCCTCAGAGACGCTAGACCTGCCTCTGTCTCTGCTGACACACGCaaagcag GTGGACAGGAACAGAAGGGTGTTCAGCAAACCATAATCGTGGATATGCGGGAATTCCGTAGTGAGCTTCCATCCCTGATCCATCGCCGTGGGATCGACATTGAGCCCGTGACTTTGGAGGTTGGGGATTATATTCTAACCCCTGACATCTGCGTGGAGCGGAAGAGCATCAGCGATCTGATTGGTTCCTTAAACAATGGCCGGCTGTACGCACAGTGCGTGTCCATGTGCCGCTACTACAAGCGGCCAGTTCTCCTCATTGAATTTGATCCTAACAAATCCTTCTCCTTGATCCCACGAGGCTCTTTACAGCCAGAAATTTCCAGCAGTGATGTTACTTCTAAACTAACCCTTCTCACACTGCACTTCCCAAAGTTACGAATCCTGTGGTGTCCCTCTCCCCACGCTACTGCTGAACTCTTTGAAGAGTTGAAACAAAACCATCCCCAACCCAATGCAGAAGCAGCGATGGCCGTCACTGCAGATTCCGAAATTCTCCCCGAGTCAGACAAGTACAACCCTGGGCCTCAGGACTTCCTGCTAAAAATGCCAGGGGTTAATGCAAAGAACTGCCGTGCCTTAATGACCCACGTTAAAAGCATTGCAGAGCTGGTGACACTGTCCAAGGACGAGCTATCCAAGATTTTGGGTAATGCCGCCAATGCCACACAACTCTTTGACTTCATTCACCTGACCTATGCAGAGGCACTAGccaaaggaaaaagcagaagatgA